tgtcttttttaataaaaagtttaCATTCTTTATCTGGCCGTTGTGATTATGagaaatagaataattaattagtttttggATTTTACTTTAGCTGTCTCTTACTTTCAAATCATGAAAAGGAAAATAGGTTGGataggatatattatatattttcgcTTTTGTTACCATGTAGATTTATTCTAATTCTCGTTGGATTAGGCGCCTAACTATGAGAATTACTATCAGGCTCGGTGCTGTAATGCTTTTTATTTAGGGTTCTCATGTTTTTAGCCGGTGCCATCTTAAAAACTTCGCTTAATTTTCTGTCGAACTGATTTTTAAGTGAAGTGGGCAACGGTGTTTCGCTGTATATGGTCAAAGATTACGTGATCTAAATTTTAGTTGAAGATAATTAGCTTGTTTCTGATTTAACTTTATTGACTCGCGTACGTGGTCAAAGATTTCGTGATCTAAATTTTAGTTGTTCTATTTATCTTGCAAATAGAAACTGATCAAGAGTAGAAAATATCCTGCTGTTTtgttgagagataggtagcatgctacctgtttcatttatttcatttagaaataaacgtagctagaaatgtgaaccaactaggattcgaacttgggacctcgggtgtcaactaccaagccctttgccacttgcgctagggtcGGTCGCTGTTGTTATTACTCTCAGTTTTGAAGTGTTTATAATCACTGTATTTGAACAGTCGCTTTagtcatttttcttttcctaattTCTCTGCAGGAATTGATATCAAGCAACACCTGTTACGGTGAAAATGGTTGCGGAGTTGATAAATGCTAACCCTGTGGTATATGAGAGGAAAGAGAGACGGGTTCATAAACTGCCAGCAGTTATAGATGAATATGCACAAGAGCCCATTGATCAGCAAGAAATATTTGATATCCTTTTATTGCAAAATTTTTATCTATGATCTATCATATTTTGTTGAACAAGGTTTCATGAGGGTCTTCTGAGATTTTCGGTAAATTGGGAGTTTTTCTGACATATTGTGCTTccattttttttgcttttttgttgTGTATATTGTCTGCTTAATTTCAGCTCCTTATGCTGTGATATGAAACCACTAAACACGTTTTAAGTGCGAGTCCAAGTTCATATAGCTCTAACAgtcccttttttcttctttccattGAAACAGTTAGGAAATTTAGTAAATCCTTTTCCCTTTGTGAACTTACAAGTCTATTGAAGTCCATTCTGTGTAGTGTATggtatatacaaaaaattggTTTCCTTATCTGAGAGATTTCTAAGGATTATATACTTGGTTTGGAAATTGGTCCTTAGGTTAATAAGCTTGAACAGATTTCATAAAAATGTTCATGGGTATATTGTCTTCAAAAAAAGTGACACAAATTTTGCAACGTGACTTGGTGATATGGAGTCCTGTGTGTTTgaatttctctctccttttcttttctccctgTTTGTTGAATAGCATTATTCTCCTTTTAAGCGATTCTTGCCATACCTGGATCATTTATGAAGGTGACCTATTGCTTATCTGTAACTGCACATGTTTAATTCCTTAACATTTCACAAATCATATTAGAGATATAAAGGATCCAGAACACCCATACTCTTTGGAGCAGTTGAATGTGGTCACTGATGATGCCATTGAAGTGAACGACGAGAAGAGTCATGTTAGGTACACATACTTATTGTAAAACTTGGTCGACACTTTTCTTTTGTCTTGAATTTTCGGACTTCCGTAGTTTACTCAAGAGCTACTTGCTTTGATACAGGGTCACTTTTACTCCGACAGTGGAGCATTGCAGTATGGCAACTATTATTGGGCTTTGCCTACGTGTAAAACTCATACGCAGTCTTCCATCTCGTTACAAGGTATGCTGTCCAGCGGTAAATGCTATTCTCCTTAAAGCACCTCTTTTAGCAGGTCTGTTTTGTTCCCCCTCAGTTGCATTGTGTggattttctcaaaaataaatttctgtCGACAACCAAAGATCTTTCGTTGTGCCTGGCATTTGCTGAGTTTTTTTCTTCTCCCCAGATATCTACTGCCTAACATTGTTTGAAAAGGCACGCGCCTCAGGCGCGCGTCTCAGCGCCTAGGCGTGAGGCGTGGGTCTCAGCGTCTCAGGGAGTAAAACGCGCGCCTTAGACGCGCCTCGTGATATTTATGTTTAATGtctttagggtttgggtttttgaggttttgggatttttcaatatattttaaaatgttgaggaattgaaaaataaatccTAATTTGAATGCTTgtcttccctttttttccttGGTCATTCTCTCTTCCTCCCTCTAATGGCAATAAGTAGTAGCGGAAAGAAGCAAGAAACAAGAAGTAAGAACTAGCAACAaacatttttaagttgaaagttgaaacataattttttttctttttagtttgagAACATTTATACATATGATTTCATTACTTTTTTATNCCAGTGTCTCGCGTCGTCACATCCGTTGCGGTTCCGTTCACGATATTGACACCCGTTCTTCCCGTGAACTCGGCGCTGACAGGTCGCTCCCGGGGCGAATAAGGCAGTCAACGTAGCTGAGGCCGTTGAGGTCGTGTAATACCTCCTCGGGGTGGACGACGCAGTAGCCGACCCGCACGCTACCACGGTGCAGTTGGACTCCGCTGATTCAGCCGAGGCTCGCCTGCCCACAAGCGGCGAGTCTGAGTTCGGTACCTTGGACGGCTCTGCCTCCTAGCTGTACACGAGCGTCCATACCAAAATTAACTGCCTCAAGCGAGGTCCCGATACAAACTATGCCTACCGCGGCCGCCTTAACTTCCTCAACGCCCGAGTCAACTATCTAGAGGAGCTATTCCCTAAATATGCCGGTTCATATAGTGGCACCC
This DNA window, taken from Ananas comosus cultivar F153 linkage group 21, ASM154086v1, whole genome shotgun sequence, encodes the following:
- the LOC109726225 gene encoding protein AE7-like isoform X3, which codes for MVAELINANPVVYERKERRVHKLPAVIDEYAQEPIDQQEIFDHIRDIKDPEHPYSLEQLNVVTDDAIEVNDEKSHVRVTFTPTVEHCSMATIIGLCLRVKLIRSLPSRYKVCCPAVNAILLKAPLLADIYCLTLFEKARASGARLSA
- the LOC109726225 gene encoding protein AE7-like isoform X2; amino-acid sequence: MVAELINANPVVYERKERRVHKLPAVIDEYAQEPIDQQEIFDHIRDIKDPEHPYSLEQLNVVTDDAIEVNDEKSHVRVTFTPTVEHCSMATIIGLCLRVKLIRSLPSRYKVDIRIAPGTHATEATVNKQLNDKERVAAALENPTLLEVIEDCLSPTFA
- the LOC109726225 gene encoding protein AE7-like isoform X1, which translates into the protein MVAELINANPVVYERKERRVHKLPAVIDEYAQEPIDQQEIFDHIRDIKDPEHPYSLEQLNVVTDDAIEVNDEKSHVRVTFTPTVEHCSMATIIGLCLRVKLIRSLPSRYKVCCPAVDIRIAPGTHATEATVNKQLNDKERVAAALENPTLLEVIEDCLSPTFA